From Triticum aestivum cultivar Chinese Spring chromosome 4A, IWGSC CS RefSeq v2.1, whole genome shotgun sequence, a single genomic window includes:
- the LOC123086485 gene encoding peroxidase 4, with translation MAARAIVVLWLILALVAIASGGASAQLSSGFYSRSCPGMLKAVRSALHPAIARERRVGASIVRLFFHDCFVQGCDASLLLDDAPGLRGEKNATPNKNSARGFEVIDAVKAAVEGCCPGVVSCADILAIAAEESVVFLGGPSWEVKMGRRDSTTASFNGAENNIPPPTSGLANLTSLFAAQGLSQKDMVALSGAHTIGLARCTNFRDHIYNDTNIDAGFARSRQSGCPRATGSGDNNLAPLDLETPTVFENDYYKNLVQKRGLLHSDQELFNGGAADALVREYVGSQSAFFKDFVEGMIKMGDITPLTGSNGQIRMNCRRIN, from the exons ATGGCAGCGCGCGCCATTGTTGTCCTCTGGCTCATCCTCGCGCTGGTCGCCATCGCCAGCGGAGGAGCGTCGGCGCAGCTATCGTCGGGCTTCTACTCCCGCTCGTGCCCGGGCATGCTCAAAGCCGTGCGCTCGGCGCTGCACCCGGCCATCGCCAGGGAGCGCCGCGTGGGCGCCTCCATCGTCCGCCTcttcttccacgactgcttcgtccaGGGCTGCGACGCCTCGCTGCTGCTGGACGACGCGCCGGGCCTGCGCGGTGAGAAGAACGCCACGCCCAACAAGAACTCCGCCAGGGGGTTCGAGGTCATCGACGCCGTCAAGGCGGCCGTCGAGGGGTGTTGTCCCGGCGTCGTCTCTTGCGCCGACATCCTGGCCATCGCCGCCGAGGAGAGCGTTGTCTTC CTGGGTGGCCCGAGCTGGGAGGTGAAGATGGGGAGGAGGGACTCGACGACGGCGAGCTTCAACGGCGCCGAGAACAACATCCCACCACCGACATCGGGGCTCGCGAACCTTACGTCCCTCTTCGCCGCGCAGGGGCTATCCCAGAAAGACATGGTCGCACTCTCAG GAGCCCACACAATCGGCCTAGCACGCTGCACAAACTTTCGGGACCACATCTACAACGACACAAACATCGACGCCGGCTTCGCCAGGAGCCGCCAGTCAGGCTGCCCTCGCGCCACCGGCTCCGGTGACAACAACCTGGCGCCACTGGACCTGGAAACCCCGACCGTCTTCGAGAACGACTACTACAAGAACCTCGTCCAGAAGAGGGGCCTTCTTCACTCGGACCAGGAGCTCTTCAATGGTGGTGCTGCAGACGCGCTGGTCCGGGAGTATGTCGGTAGCCAGAGCGCCTTCTTCAAGGACTTTGTGGAGGGAATGATCAAGATGGGGGATATCACGCCGCTGACAGGATCCAATGGACAGATCAGAATGAACTGCAGGAGGATCAACTAA